Proteins from a genomic interval of Quercus robur chromosome 9, dhQueRobu3.1, whole genome shotgun sequence:
- the LOC126699962 gene encoding heat stress transcription factor A-1b isoform X2 has translation MSAYTLCGYTRLGQFWVNLAKTQVLSITESFIGFKKVDPDRYEFANERFLRGQTHLLKSISRRKPVHVPDHQEQPKVQSSSVGACVEVGKFGLEEEVERLKRDKNVLMQELVRLRQQQQTTDNQLHNVGQRVQVMEQQQQRMMSFLAKALKSPGFLAQIVQQQNESNRNTAAVSKKRRLSGQEEESAVGEHHTNAPDGRLVKYQPSINEAAKALLQQILKMNATPRVEPLMNNSDAFLIDDAPTHTFDSGCSSSRVSGVTLSEVPPMSGQSYMPAKPGFPVSCPSTSIPDIQSSSYVVPDHAKAAQFSKLNVHNSQEESILPDFTNMQGILPESTAEIGDMNHVGAVTGNENHLDPISAALDGTTPIETDAFSPESDVEAFLDEIPKLPGINDIFWEQFLAESPLTGDTDEINSSSLDGSVAMDHELQIEKKNGWDRIQHMDHLTEQMGLLASESRMG, from the coding sequence GGTTTTAAGAAGGTTGACCCAGATCGCTATGAATTTGCAAATGAGAGGTTTTTGAGAGGTCAAACACACCTTTTGAAGAGTATTAGTAGGCGGAAACCAGTTCATGTACCTGATCACCAAGAACAACCTAAAGTGCAGAGCTCCTCAGTTGGGGCATGTGTTGAGGTGGGGAAATTTGGGCTTGAGGAAGAGGTTGAAAGACTTAAAAGGGACAAGAATGTTCTAATGCAGGAACTTGTTAGGTTGAGGCAGCAACAGCAAACAACTGATAACCAGTTGCATAATGTGGGGCAACGTGTACAGGTAATGGAGCAGCAACAACAACGAATGATGTCTTTCCTTGCAAAGGCTTTGAAGAGTCCTGGCTTCTTAGCCCAGATTGTACAGCAGCAGAATGAAAGCAATAGGAACACTGCCGCAGTGAGCAAAAAAAGGAGACTGTCTGGGCAGGAAGAAGAAAGTGCAGTTGGTGAGCATCACACTAATGCTCCTGATGGACGGCTTGTCAAGTATCAGCCTTCCATAAATGAGGCGGCTAAAGCATTGCTGCAGCAGATCTTGAAGATGAATGCAACACCTAGGGTGGAACCGTTGATGAACAACTCTGATGCATTCCTGATAGATGATGCTCCTACTCATACATTTGACAGTGGATGTTCCTCAAGTCGAGTTTCGGGAGTGACCCTTTCTGAAGTTCCACCTATGTCTGGGCAGTCATATATGCCAGCGAAGCCGGGATTTCCTGTCAGTTGTCCATCTACTTCCATTCCTGATATTCAATCTTCCTCTTATGTGGTGCCTGATCATGCTAAAGCTGCTCAATTCTCAAAATTGAATGTGCATAATTCTCAAGAAGAGTCTATTTTGCCCGACTTCACTAATATGCAAGGAATCTTGCCAGAAAGCACTGCAGAAATCGGTGATATGAATCATGTGGGGGCTGTGACTGGGAATGAAAATCATTTGGATCCAATATCTGCAGCTTTGGATGGGACAACACCCATAGAAACTGATGCTTTCTCTCCAGAAAGTGATGTGGAGGCCTTTCTTGATGAGATCCCTAAACTTCCGGGCATTAACGATATTTTCTGGGAACAATTCCTTGCAGAGAGCCCACTTACTGGGGACACAGATGAAATTAATTCAAGTTCGCTAGATGGTAGTGTTGCCATGGATCATGAGTTACAGATCGAAAAGAAAAATGGTTGGGACAGGATTCAACATATGGATCATCTTACTGAACAAATGGGGCTTCTTGCATCGGAGAGCAGAATGGGATGA